A DNA window from Desulfatibacillum aliphaticivorans DSM 15576 contains the following coding sequences:
- a CDS encoding ABC transporter ATP-binding protein yields the protein MTQELLTLHNATYQYPDNPWRLEPCSLAFKSGEVKAVIGPNGSGKSTLLKLAAHVIKPGSGKVVLDGREMKSISNRERAKVLGYLPQHVQTHLDYTVGEVVSMGRFARLRGAGFLDSNDLAIVENCLAQTRTTHLKDRSFTNLSGGERQRVVLASVLAQEPRVLLLDEPTSAMDMHHEVSFFQLLDQLVKGGMAVGVVTHDLNIASVFAHTLTLMRDGAIVQEGSPRRIITPKVLGEAYGPGIEVMQHPTLDVPVVFPAPGLTGEKGEGR from the coding sequence ATGACCCAGGAACTGCTGACCCTGCATAACGCAACTTATCAGTATCCGGACAACCCATGGCGTCTGGAACCCTGCTCCCTTGCGTTTAAATCCGGGGAAGTCAAAGCCGTGATAGGCCCTAATGGGTCTGGAAAAAGCACGTTATTGAAGCTGGCCGCCCATGTCATCAAGCCGGGCTCCGGCAAGGTCGTCCTGGACGGCCGGGAGATGAAAAGCATATCCAACCGGGAGCGCGCCAAGGTGCTTGGCTACTTGCCTCAGCACGTCCAGACCCATCTGGATTACACGGTGGGCGAAGTGGTTTCCATGGGACGATTCGCCAGGCTTCGCGGCGCCGGATTTCTGGATTCCAACGACTTGGCCATTGTGGAAAATTGCCTGGCGCAAACCCGTACAACCCACCTGAAGGATCGTTCTTTCACCAATCTTTCCGGCGGAGAACGCCAAAGGGTTGTCCTTGCCTCGGTGCTGGCCCAGGAGCCTCGGGTGCTTCTGCTTGACGAGCCCACCAGCGCCATGGACATGCACCACGAAGTCAGCTTTTTTCAACTTTTGGATCAACTGGTCAAAGGCGGCATGGCCGTGGGCGTGGTGACTCATGATCTGAATATCGCCTCGGTCTTCGCCCACACCCTCACGCTCATGCGCGACGGGGCGATTGTGCAGGAGGGAAGCCCGCGGCGAATCATTACCCCCAAGGTCCTGGGCGAGGCCTACGGCCCGGGCATCGAGGTCATGCAGCATCCGACGCTGGACGTCCCGGTGGTTTTTCCCGCGCCCGGACTTACAGGCGAAAAAGGGGAGGGCAGATGA